In one window of Kitasatospora sp. MMS16-BH015 DNA:
- a CDS encoding alkaline phosphatase family protein, translating to MRTTSKSALFFAAAALVAAAAAPAGAADLGAHAHRDRHVLLISIDGLHAGDLATWTAEHPGSALAQLARRGTTYTNARSSEPSDSFPGIVALTTGGSPKTTGVYYDDSYDRTLSPAGSGCKTVGTEVVFDESVDRDATKLDAGGGIDPAKLPLDPRKGCTPVYPHSFLRTNTVFEVARSAGLTTAWADKHPAYDLLNGPSGRGVEDAFDPEIAATDGTVPGTIAYDALKVAGVRNQIDGRDHTGRKAQRVPAVFGLNFQAVSVAQKTAGYAAKGAFSPELGSALAATDAAIGGLTAELKAKGLDRRTEIVLSAKHGQSPVDRSERKIVDKKLLDSVVNGVRPGLLAQGTADDVALLWLTDGGQAQAVAAALRAHAAELNIDKVLVGPALLKQFGNPAKDARTPDVIVLPKPGTIYAKPTATKLAEHGGFTADDTHVALLVAGPGRDGERVTSRVETTQVAPTILQFLGLNPRALDAVRLEGTRVLPDAR from the coding sequence ATGCGTACCACGTCGAAGTCCGCCCTCTTCTTCGCCGCCGCGGCCCTGGTCGCCGCCGCAGCCGCCCCCGCCGGGGCCGCCGACCTCGGCGCGCACGCGCACCGGGACCGCCACGTGCTGCTGATCAGCATCGACGGCCTGCACGCGGGCGACCTCGCCACCTGGACGGCCGAGCACCCCGGCTCGGCGCTGGCGCAGCTGGCCCGCCGCGGCACCACCTACACAAACGCCCGCAGCTCCGAGCCCTCGGACTCCTTCCCCGGCATCGTCGCGCTGACCACCGGCGGCAGCCCGAAGACCACCGGCGTCTACTACGACGACTCCTACGACCGCACGCTCTCCCCGGCCGGCTCCGGCTGCAAGACCGTCGGCACCGAGGTGGTCTTCGACGAGTCGGTGGACCGGGACGCCACCAAGCTGGACGCGGGCGGCGGGATCGACCCGGCCAAGCTGCCGCTGGACCCGAGGAAGGGCTGCACGCCGGTCTACCCGCACTCCTTCCTGCGCACCAACACCGTGTTCGAGGTGGCCCGTTCGGCCGGTCTGACCACGGCCTGGGCCGACAAGCACCCCGCCTACGACCTGCTCAACGGCCCCTCCGGCCGGGGCGTCGAGGACGCCTTCGACCCGGAGATCGCGGCCACCGACGGCACCGTCCCCGGCACCATCGCCTACGACGCGCTCAAGGTCGCCGGGGTGCGGAACCAGATCGACGGCCGCGACCACACCGGCAGGAAGGCGCAGCGGGTGCCCGCCGTCTTCGGCCTCAACTTCCAGGCCGTGAGCGTCGCGCAGAAGACCGCCGGGTACGCGGCCAAGGGCGCCTTCTCGCCCGAGCTGGGCTCCGCGCTGGCCGCCACCGACGCCGCGATCGGCGGCCTGACGGCCGAGTTGAAGGCGAAGGGCCTGGACCGGCGGACCGAGATCGTGCTCAGCGCCAAGCACGGACAGTCGCCGGTCGACCGCTCCGAGCGCAAGATCGTGGACAAGAAGCTGCTGGACTCGGTGGTGAACGGCGTGCGGCCGGGCCTGCTGGCCCAGGGGACGGCCGACGACGTGGCGCTGCTCTGGCTGACCGACGGCGGGCAGGCCCAGGCTGTGGCGGCGGCGCTGCGGGCGCACGCGGCGGAGCTGAACATCGACAAGGTGCTCGTCGGCCCGGCGCTGCTGAAGCAGTTCGGCAACCCGGCCAAGGACGCCCGCACCCCGGACGTCATCGTGCTGCCGAAGCCGGGCACCATCTACGCCAAGCCCACCGCGACCAAGCTGGCCGAGCACGGCGGCTTCACGGCGGACGACACCCACGTCGCCCTGCTGGTGGCCGGCCCGGGTCGGGACGGGGAGCGGGTGACCTCGCGGGTGGAGACCACCCAGGTGGCGCCGACCATCCTGCAGTTCCTCGGGCTGAACCCGCGGGCGCTGGACGCCGTGCGGCTGGAGGGGACGCGGGTGCTTCCCGACGCTCGATGA
- the dhaM gene encoding dihydroxyacetone kinase phosphoryl donor subunit DhaM, producing the protein MDTHVGIVLVSHSALMAAGLRELLLELGSGAVPVELAGGTEDGGLGTSYDLIVRAVAAADAGAGVVVLPDLGSSVLTARTALEDHVGRQVVLVDAPFVEGAVAAVVTASAGAALAEVVSAAEGARDFRKL; encoded by the coding sequence ATGGACACTCACGTCGGTATCGTCCTTGTCTCGCACAGCGCCCTGATGGCCGCCGGGCTGCGCGAGCTGCTGCTCGAACTCGGTTCGGGCGCCGTGCCGGTGGAGCTGGCCGGGGGCACCGAGGACGGCGGGCTCGGCACCAGCTACGACCTGATCGTGCGGGCGGTGGCGGCGGCCGATGCCGGGGCCGGGGTGGTGGTGCTGCCGGATCTGGGCAGTTCGGTGCTGACCGCGCGGACGGCGTTGGAGGACCATGTGGGGCGCCAAGTGGTGCTGGTGGATGCGCCGTTCGTGGAGGGCGCGGTGGCCGCCGTGGTCACCGCCTCGGCCGGGGCGGCGCTCGCCGAGGTGGTCAGCGCGGCCGAGGGGGCGCGGGACTTCCGCAAGCTCTGA